One Cyprinus carpio isolate SPL01 chromosome B25, ASM1834038v1, whole genome shotgun sequence genomic region harbors:
- the LOC109050688 gene encoding LOW QUALITY PROTEIN: transmembrane protein 168 (The sequence of the model RefSeq protein was modified relative to this genomic sequence to represent the inferred CDS: deleted 1 base in 1 codon; substituted 1 base at 1 genomic stop codon) yields MCKLLKYCFSHFLYAAMTRLDEANKGVNMWSSIRYLGYLSSLNSLVAICLGIYVQWEKSADTIILVIFILGLFVLGIACILHYYFGMESVSLFLLHLWFGFLLGLLCFVSVPSKELDVKEQVANYMLLASIVIRILWALVGRMCGYTRHQPAFLTSREALELAGFAVASTTLVSQKSISLVVLSLALAAVIVDLRMKSLCAIPNLVCFSVVAAFFFQESLGVSTNPFALSCFFIRLVCDPFLDVYFSGLSVTERWSPLLLRRGLWRRLTLLPLVVMEGMFLVVAALKMRDLDRWYLLIPGLSGSAVFWIICHLVFLVTLWGFHSKLSDCQRMCVVHTSEAGELDRIMASKGMRHFCLISKRLVLFSLMSTIIFGALGWQPSNSLFIALFLLVLPLESLAHGLFHELGNSLGGTCVGYAVVIPTNYCSPDGQPTLLPPAHVQELNLRSTGMLNNVQRFFSHHMIETYGCDYSTSGLSLDLSIPASSIYLSVYLSIYLFRYFHGGAHGXLSIYPIFHDISSLSFYVLYYCWTTTHRSGEWALAGGDVLRLDEIVQLWREKNAGICSRLIIILDTDNSLPWVKEVQRIEGLYVAVQGAVLSSPTDLEVQDAPQLGDFTCQWVDFNCNPDSIVRWSESGRPVRAAYGISRHWSDYKLHLPTESDVTRHWRLYFPRLTYPVVQLAHWCGGLNLFWVCGYCVRLLRRIKLTWFPPAVLDTGQGFKLVKS; encoded by the exons ATGTGCAAGCTGCTCAAGTATTGCTTCAGTCACTTCCTTTACGCTGCGATGACCCGGCTGGACGAAGCCAACAAAGGGGTCAACATGTGGTCATCCATCCGGTACCTCGGTTACCTGTCCAGCCTGAACTCCCTGGTGGCCATTTGTCTGGGAATTTACGTGCAATGGGAGAAAAGCGCAGACACTATCATCttggtcattttcattttgggcctCTTCGTTCTTGGGATTGCCTGCATTCTCCACTATTACTTCGGCATGGAGAGCGTCAGCCTGTTTCTTCTGCATCTGTGGTTTGGCTTCCTTCTGGGTTTGCTGTGCTTCGTCAGCGTCCCGTCCAAAGAGCTCGATGTTAAGGAGCAGGTGGCCAACTATATGTTACTAGCGAGCATTGTGATACGAATCCTATGGGCTTTGGTTGGAAGAATGTGCGGTTATACCCGACATCAACCCGCCTTCCTCACCTCAAGGGAAGCTTTGGAGCTCGCAGGCTTCGCTGTGGCCAGCACAACCCTGGTCAGCCAAAAATCCATAAGTCTTGTGGTCCTGTCCCTTGCTTTGGCTGCTGTAATTGTGGATTTGCGCATGAAGTCCCTCTGCGCGATCCCAAACCTGGTCTGCTTCTCGGTTGTCGCTGCGTTCTTCTTCCAGGAGTCTTTAGGAGTGTCCACCAACCCCTTCGCCTTGTCTTGCTTCTTCATCCGTCTCGTCTGCGACCCGTTCCTGGACGTCTACTTCAGCGGACTTTCGGTCACTGAACGCTGGTCACCGCTGCTGCTGAGAAGAGGCCTGTGGAGGCGCTTAACGCTTCTTCCTCTGGTGGTCATGGAGGGGATGTTTTTGGTCGTGGCTGCTCTGAAGATGAGAGATCTGGATCGGTGGTACCTGCTCATCCCGGGTCTCTCAGGATCTGCTGTTTTCTGGATCATCTGCCACCTGGTTTTTCTGGTCACGCTGTGGGGCTTTCACAGCAAGCTGAGTGACTGTCAGAGGATGTGCGTGGTGCACACGTCAGAGGCTGGAGAGCTGGACAGGATCATGGCGTCTAAGGGGATGCGGCACTTCTGTCTCATATCGAAACGCCTGGTGCTCTTCAGCCTGATGTCCACCATCATATTCGGGGCTCTGGGTTGGCAG CCGTCCAACAGTCTGTTTATTGCGTTGTTTCTGCTGGTGCTGCCTCTGGAGTCACTAGCCCACGGTCTCTTCCACGAGCTGGGAAACAGCCTCGGAGGAACCTGTGTCGGCTACGCTGTGGTGATTCCTACCAACTATTGCAG CCCAGATGGTCAACCCACCCTGCTGCCCCCGGCGCACGTGCAGGAGCTCAACCTGCGTTCCACAGGGATGCTTAACAACGTGCAGCGCTTCTTCTCTCATCACATGATCGAGACCTACGGTTGT GATTACTCCACGAGCGGCTTGAGTCTGGATCTATCTATCCCTGcaagttctatctatctatctgtctatctatctatctatctcttccGCTATTTTCATGGAGGCGCACACggctgactatctatctatcctatctttCACGACATCTCTTCACTATCTTTCTACGTGCTGTATTACTGTTGGACTACAACCCACCGCAGCGGAGAGTGGGCTCTCGCAG GTGGAGATGTTTTACGTCTAGATGAGATCGTGCAGCTTTGGAGAGAAAAGAACGCTGGAATCTGTTCCCGTCTCATCATTATTCTCGACACCGACAACTCTCTCCCCTGGGTGAAGGAGGTGCAGAGAATTGAGGGACTTTATGTAGCGGTTCAAGGAGCAGTGCTGTCTAGTCCCACAGACCTGGAGGTCCAGGACGCACCCCAGCTCGGGGACTTCACTTGTCAGTGGGTTGATTTTAACTGCAACCCTGACAGCATAGTTCGGTGGTCTGAGAGTGGGCGGCCCGTCCGAGCAGCCTATGGCATCTCCAGACACTGGAGCGACTACAAGCTTCACCTGCCCACTGAAAGCGACGTCACCAGGCACTGGAGACTCTACTTCCCACGCCTGACTTACCCTGTGGTTCAGCTCGCCCACTGGTGCGGCGGGTTGAACCTCTTTTGGGTTTGCGGATACTGCGTTCGACTGCTCCGAAGGATCAAACTCACGTGGTTCCCGCCTGCGGTGCTGGATACAGGCCAAGGTTTCAAACTGGTTAAATCGTAG